A window of Daphnia carinata strain CSIRO-1 chromosome 5, CSIRO_AGI_Dcar_HiC_V3, whole genome shotgun sequence genomic DNA:
GGAGGCAAGAAAGGCGTTATACGATGAACTGGGAGCTGTGCCATAAGCGGCGCGACTTGTTGTACGTTTCTTCGCTAGCAGGGAATGCACTTGTTGAGTATAGATTTGATTATCCTTCGTCCAGAGGTTATCCAGTACATTGTTCGAAGTTCGCACAATAAGCGGTCGGCTTTATTGTGGTAATTTCGAATGTGAGCATCCCAGACTATTAGATTTGTGATACGTTCCTCTGGAGGTAAAATCACTGGATGTCTTGTCACATAGTCGACAGGTGCTTGACCAATTCGACCGCCCACTCGAATTAAATGTTGTTCACCGATGAATGGTCGAAACTGCTTGAGTTTCAACCGGTTTGGCAGttcctttcccctttttaaGAATAACGCATCTTCGGGGTATGCCACTTCTTGTGCACGTTGAATGCACATTGCCAGAGCTGCTTCAGTTTCGACTGGCATCAGTTCTCCTGGAGTTACCTTCACGTTCTTCACTTTGGCACAACAGTTTGCAACGAAACGCAAACACCACGCAAGCACTCGCTCCAGGCGcactttgtttgaataatattctACGCACTGGTCAATCACGTTATCATTGGGCTCCGTTTTCGTTGCGTAGTCATGAATGGCTTCGGGATCCTGATGGTCGTTTTGTTCAATCTGATCCCACTTTGGCCATAATGGAGGTtccaacaacagaaagactGGTGTTTGATGGAACTGCTGCAATTCCTTGAGGTTGTCGGGATCCCATCCTCTACTGCAGACGTCTGCTGGATTCATGACTCCTGGAACgtgacgccattgtcgacagTTGGTGTTCATTAGAATCTTTCCAATTCTATTGCCCACAAACACTTCGTATTTGACGTTGGCGGAATGGATCAATCTAAGAACTGTCTGGGAATCGACGTGAAACGTGATTTGGCTCAGATCCAGGTTCATCTCACGACAAATTAGTATGGCCAGGTGTAAAGCTTCGACAGCTCCTTGAAGTTCGAGCCGAGGGATCGAAAACTGTTTTAACGGCGCGACGTGCGTTTTGGCCATGATGAAAGATACGTCGACCCTTTCACTAGCGTAAGTTGTTCGTACGTATGCGACTGCTCCAAACCCTAGTTGACTGGCGTCAGCAAAGATGTGCACTTGCTCGGTTGTTGGGCGTTCTTCTTTTACTAAGCATCGCGGAACTGTGATGCGTGCTAGGTTTGACAAACTTTGACACCACTTTTGGAATCGACAGTTCAAAGGTTCGGGTAGCTCTTCGTCCCAATCCACCTTGGCTCGCCATTCTTCTTGGGTCAACATCTTCATGGCGAACACAACTGGAGCAACAAATCCAAGCGGATCGTATACAGTGGCCACCACACTCACGAGATTCCTTTTGGTAGGTGTGGCGTGTGACTGAACTTTTTCTCCCACCGTGAAAGTGAACGCGTCGATTTCACTGTCCCAAAGAATACCTAGGGCGCGATCCATAGGCAATTTGTCTAGGTCAAGATCCAGTTTTGGATTGGCCAAGCCTAGTGGTTTGAGCGCAGCTAGGACCCTTCTTGACGATGACGAACACTTGGTGAGGTTAAAACCCCCCAGCTGCAACAGTTCCTTTAGCTGGCGGGCCCGTTTGATTGCCTCTTCTTCCGACCTGAACGAATCCAGATAGTTGTCGACGTAGAAGCTTGTTCTTACGCTGGCTGCTGCGTCTGGAAATTTCGTGCTGTTGTCTTCGGCTGTTTTGTTtaaggcaaacaaacaagttgatGGCGACGAGACGGCTCCAAAGACATGGACTGTCATCCTGTAGGTGAGCGGGGATGTCGTGCTGTTCGGCGACCggtaaaaaaaacgaaaggcatCTTGATCCTCCTCTGGAACCAAAACCTGATGATACATCTTCTCGATGTCGCTACTGATGGGACTTTGGTGCTTGCGGAAGCGCAAGATTATTCCAAGTAGATTTAGGAGGTAGTTCGGACCGCGAAGATTTTTGTTCAGGGAAGTACCTTCACATTCTGCTGAACAGTCGAAGACCACTCTTGTCTTTGTCGTCGAACTCGTCGAACTTCGAACACCATAATGAGGCATGTAGTTTGTCTTTGATGTTCTCCTTTTGGCTTCTTCAGTGAACAAGAGACGAGCATGACCAAGGTTGATGTATTCTTGAATGACGCCGTCGTATTGTTTGGCGTAACTGGGGTCTCTCCTGAAACCGTTCGATTTGAAACAGGCGGCTTAGCGCCATACTGCGGTTGTCTGGTAACTCTGGATTTTCGACCTTCCACATCAGACCGACTTGATGATGATTCCTGATGTATCTGGTGGTCCTCTTCAGAATCTCCTCTCCCCGGCGGTCGTCTGCTGACATGAGTGGGGTAGGCTGTACAGCATCCTTCGCCTCCAGCCTCCAAAAACGCTCGACAAGTTCGGAAAGGCTCCTTTCCTCTTCCCTCGATGCGATGTGAGCTACATAATGGCTTGTTCGCTCATGTTCGCTTTGCGGACCCACTTTGCCTCCCAGGCACCATCCAAACGGCGTGTTGAAAGCCACCGGTCCAGTCGACCCATCCATTGGTTTACGCGATTCACTATGGTCTTGAGCGTCTGCTACATCGAAACCAATTAGAACCGTTACTTGGTCGGATTGAACTTCCGGGAGCTTCAGGCCGTGCAGGTGTGGGAACGCCTTAGCTTGTACGCTCGAGAAGATTGGATTTTGAGCAACTTGTAGATTATCTACTGCATACGCCCTTCTTGCTTGGAACGACGTCGACCCGTCTCGCGAACTGATGACGAATGTTACAAACTAAACAAGTCTGTATCGTATAAACGAAGTGACgaaagtgaaaacgaaaacgaatggCGAACTAGTCACAAAAATGACTGTATTAAACTTAGCAAAAAATGAGACAGCGTGGGAAAAATGGCGACCCGACAAGTAGCACGGTCGAAAAAGAACTGAGCGTCCTTACACGTCATTAATTATAGCGTGCAtccgaaaaacaaatgaattatgAATTGCGACACAATAGGCCGCTAAATTAAAGAAAGGGAAGGGTAAAGGGTTGGCGCGCGAAGCCCGATCttggttgccatggcaactcgAGAACAGGACGGGAAAATTGCGGACGCGCGAAGCCCGATCCGGGTTGCCATAGCAACTCGGTAACACAGCCGGCCCTGCTGCGGCAAATCTTAAGCAGCATTGAAGGCTTCGACGCGGCACAGCATCGTGACCGGGCGAATGTAGGTTTTGCCGAACTTCAGATGATAAGAAAATAAGTAATAAGATGATAAGGAATAACTTCAGCGCTGATCGGGACATGTTTGAGGCGGCCACTGACACGAATAATTCCGCCACTGTCCTGGTAAACGGCAAGCTTCGGTAATCGGGATTCAAGATGGGTCGTTTTCCCCTTCTTCAGCCGATGTAAGCCTTCGGAAAAGGGAACGCGTTGCGAGATGCGGCTCAACAAGAGACGATCGGACTTAAATTCGTCCGGACTTTGCTGCCGGCCCGTTTTCAGCTGCCCGATCGGTTTGGATGGAGGGTCTGCACGGCTGCCGTCTGGATTTATCTCTCGCTCGGCCTGTCTTCGATTAACGAGGATACACCTGTTGGCGATAAATCTCCCAATCCAGGCGACAAAAATGTTGTAGCGGCGATGATTGGCGTGGATCCAGCGAAGTATAATCATTCCTTTAAGGCGGGCAGCGGCGTCGTCGATAAGTCGGACCTTGTTGGGCTTACTGGGATGCTGAACCGGGGGAAACGGGAGGTACCAAATCTTGGAATCGGGACCGGTGGAGATAACTTTTGTAGCGTGGCCGTTGCGGAAGACTTCCTGTATTTGTTCTAAGACTGCCTGGCGCAGATCGCTGTTCGAACGCAGTCTTCTCTCCGAAGCGAAAAACTTCCGTCGGGCAAACTCCTTGTTGTCTGGCAGCTTAGGGCAGTCGGGGCGAACGGGTAAACCGACTTCGTAACGAACTCCAGTATGGCGAGTGGTCGATTCCAGTTGGTCTATGGCGCAGTGGTCAAGCGCGGACATAAAGGTTTCGGGGTCCTCACGAACGGGCAGCGATTGGGTCCTTCTAAATCGCTCAACGGACTCCTCCAACAGCTCGATCGAATCCAATTTGACGTAATTTACGCTCGCTGCTTCAGCAGCGGGCGCCGAAAAGGTTTTACCTACGATGCACCAACCGAACGGGGTGCGAACTGCATTAGGTCCTTGGACTCCAGCTGGCGGGCGACGGACTTCGATATTCCGGTGGGCGTCCTGGACGTCCATGCCAATCAGGACTTTAACTTCTGTGGCATCATGAGCGGGAAAAGCAAGGCCTTGGAGATACTCGAACGAAGCAGCCGCGTTTTCCATTCTTCGATGCCCAACGTTAAGATGGGGTACCACGAAGGCGTCGGAAACCGGACAGCTTTCTTCTCCATCCAGCGATGAGACTGTAAAATCCACTAAACGAGTGTCGACGATTGGATCTTTCCCGTGGAAAGTCCCAAAACGAATTTTGCGCGGCCGGCCCGTTAGACCGAGTGCCTGAGCCGCGTCTTCACGCAATAAAG
This region includes:
- the LOC130703063 gene encoding uncharacterized protein LOC130703063; this translates as MDGSTGPVAFNTPFGWCLGGKVGPQSEHERTSHYVAHIASREEERSLSELVERFWRLEAKDAVQPTPLMSADDRRGEEILKRTTRYIRNHHQVGLMWKVENPERDPSYAKQYDGVIQEYINLGHARLLFTEEAKRRTSKTNYMPHYGVRSSTSSTTKTRVVFDCSAECEGTSLNKNLRGPNYLLNLLGIILRFRKHQSPISSDIEKMYHQVLVPEEDQDAFRFFYRSPNSTTSPLTYRMTVHVFGAVSSPSTCLFALNKTAEDNSTKFPDAAASVRTSFYVDNYLDSFRSEEEAIKRARQLKELLQLGGFNLTKCSSSSRRVLAALKPLGLANPKLDLDLDKLPMDRALGILWDSEIDAFTFTVGEKVQSHATPTKRNLVSVVATVYDPLGFVAPVVFAMKMLTQEEWRAKVDWDEELPEPLNCRFQKWCQSLSNLARITVPRCLVKEERPTTEQVHIFADASQLGFGAVAYVRTTYASERVDVSFIMAKTHVAPLKQFSIPRLELQGAVEALHLAILICREMNLDLSQITFHVDSQTVLRLIHSANVKYEVFVGNRIGKILMNTNCRQWRHVPGVMNPADVCSRGWDPDNLKELQQFHQTPVFLLLEPPLWPKWDQIEQNDHQDPEAIHDYATKTEPNDNVIDQCVEYYSNKVRLERVLAWCLRFVANCCAKVKNVKVTPGELMPVETEAALAMCIQRAQEVAYPEDALFLKRGKELPNRLKLKQFRPFIGEQHLIRVGGRIGQAPVDYVTRHPVILPPEERITNLIVWDAHIRNYHNKADRLLCELRTMYWITSGRRIIKSILNKCIPC